The following are encoded together in the Juglans microcarpa x Juglans regia isolate MS1-56 chromosome 2D, Jm3101_v1.0, whole genome shotgun sequence genome:
- the LOC121250068 gene encoding uncharacterized protein LOC121250068 has product MENKILTPHSGTSESSRKRKLITVDTKCTISESDHVLDGGILKESNWQSQTRDMFIQAHGEHEKMSVMKSCDEPAGKAEFGGPGLQAGMNYKIKKSFDFKQIGQTSNSPRVNVISDIGTGSLFSSSCVGHKENDVSLQSELSFGSGSLSTGLTKNCKKEKGGSQGDGNMQNMNKVEGSDVDNSKHSFLEETVPRNGDSPPMQVDTRHYPSPGSFKSDEKSKSLLRKVVPSVAEKLWDGSLQLNSSVNVVAVAFFKSGEKMPNIKWSESVEVKGKVRLEAFEKYIQDLPRSRNRGLMVISLCWKEGSSETGLAGMKKVAKGYKEGDRVGFAQLSPGIDLYVCPRSETIITILAKHGFFKGMAAIEDNQDSLIGCIVWRKKGANSVKKSEKQNCSWTEHPVNSPPDSSTQRVAENNLRYTQPAEASIPVASGADCTTLEIIKSESSESKNIKPSNIQLELHNSSTVIKLLPTRSFQSNSLSVSVGLKTSCSDCDSHQDSLGQSLEVEAPQMHNLGPERPKQSLELQRPILSLPPDVVNRVAPLPDDDDLPEFDFGASQGFTNMKGSLPRMVPTVEWLFANQRRLETSNLPMLTLEEKKILVKNFGEHGKTSGFPIVEEQNAAQVKAVTTPGSSSIAVPRSKNHFDEDDDDMPEWCPPDVELHKQSVPQTNRPSVTMINHEVTKSWFRISSGPPSPLLPSPHPITAHPPFSTQTVRPAYSFHNAVTVRPVQPRPPIGYMQRGPVSFMGSNSNPLSRPMSNTSDLKFPIYPAGWRGWRS; this is encoded by the exons ATGGAGAACAAGATTCTGACACCTCACTCAGGAACATCTGAGTCATCAAGAAAGAGGAAGTTAATAACTGTGGATACAAAGTGTACCATCTCGGAATCAGATCATGTTTTGGATGGGGGAATCCTGAAAGAATCAAACTGGCAATCCCAGACTCGTGATATGTTCATTCAAGCTCATGGAGAGCATGAAAAAATGTCTGTTATGAAATCTTGTGATGAACCTGCAGGAAAGGCTGAGTTTGGTGGTCCTGGTTTGCAAGCTGGAatgaattacaaaatcaagAAATCTTTTGATTTTAAACAAATTGGTCAGACTTCAAATTCTCCCAGAGTAAATGTTATTTCAGATATTGGAACAGgctctttgttttcttcttcatgcGTTGGACACAAGGAAAATGATGTGTCACTGCAAAGTGAATTATCATTTGGCAGTGGCTCTTTAAGTACAGGGTTGACTAAAAACTGTAAAAAAGAGAAGGGTGGAAGTCAAGGAGATGGAAATATGCAAAACATGAATAAGGTAGAAGGATCAGATGTTGACAATTCTAAGCATTCCTTCTTGGAAGAAACTGTACCTAGAAATGGGGATTCTCCTCCTATGCAGGTAGATACTCGGCATTATCCAAGTCCTGGTTCTTTTAAGTCTGATGAAAAAAGTAAATCACTTCTCAGAAAAGTAGTTCCTTCAGTTGCTGAGAAGCTCTGGGATGGGTCCCTTCAGTTGAATTCTTCTGTAAATGTGGTTGCGGTTGCCTTCTTTAAGAG CGGTGAGAAGATGCCTAATATCAAGTGGTCTGAATCTGTAGAAGTCAAAGGGAAAGTGAGGCTAGAggcttttgaaaaatatattcagGATCTCCCTCGTTCGCGCAACCGGGGTTTAATG GTAATCTCACTTTGCTGGAAAGAAGGGTCATCTGAAACTGGACTGGCAGGCATGAAAAAG GTTGCAAAAGGGTACAAAGAAGGGGACAGAGTTGGGTTTGCACAACTCTCTCCAGGTATTGATCTTTATGTCTGTCCTCGCAGTGAGACCATAATCACAATACTTGCTAAGCATGGGTTCTTCAAGGGCATGGCTGCTATTGAAGACAACCAAGATTCCTTGATTGGTTGTATTGTGTGGCGAAAAAAGGGAGCAAATTCTGTTAAGAAATCTGAGAAACAAAACTGTTCCTGGACCGAGCACCCTGTCAACTCCCCACCTGACTCTTCTACCCAAAGAGTTGCTGAAAATAATTTGCGTTATACACAACCAGCTGAGGCATCCATCCCAGTTGCGTCAGGAGCAGATTGCACCACTCTTGAGATTATAAAAAGTGAAAGTTCTGAAAGCAAGAATATCAAGCCTAGCAACATTCAACTTGAGTTGCATAATTCTTCCACCGTCATTAAACTCTTGCCGACACGTTCATTCCAAAGCAATTCTCTATCTGTTTCAGTGGGACTTAAAACATCATGTTCTGACTGTGACTCTCATCAGGATTCTTTGGGACAGTCATTGGAAGTTGAAGCTCCTCAGATGCACAATTTGGGACCCGAGAGACCTAAACAGAGCTTGGAACTTCAAAGGCCTATCTTGTCCCTCCCACCTGATGTTGTCAACAGAGTTGCACCTCTACCTGATGATGACGACCTTCctgaatttgattttggagCTTCTCAAGGATTTACGAACATGAAAGGATCCCTTCCGCGGATGGTGCCTACTGTAGAGTGGCTATTTGCCAATCAAAGAAGATTGGAAACTTCAAATCTTCCAATGCTTACTCTAGAGGAGAAGAAGATTCTAGTAAAGAACTTTGGTGAACATGGCAAGACATCTGGATTTCCTATTGTGGAAGAACAAAACGCAGCCCAAGTTAAAGCTGTTACCACACCTGGTAGCAGCAGCATTGCTGTTCCACGTTCAAAGAACCATTTTGACGAAGATGACGATGATATGCCTGAATGGTGCCCGCCAGATGTTGAGCTTCACAAGCAATCAGTTCCACAGACAAATCGACCATCagtaaccatgatcaatcacgAAGTAACAAAGTCATGGTTCCGAATTTCTTCAGGTCCTCCAAGCCCTCTGCTCCCATCTCCACATCCGATCACAGCCCATCCGCCATTTTCAACCCAGACAGTGCGACCTGCATATAGTTTCCACAATGCAGTCACTGTGAGACCTGTGCAACCAAGACCACCTATCGGATACATGCAAAGGGGTCCAGTTTCTTTTATGGGATCCAATTCTAACCCACTATCGAGACCAATGTCAAACACATCGGATCTTAAATTTCCCATCTATCCTGCTGGTTGGAGAGGCTGGAGGTCGTGA
- the LOC121250699 gene encoding uncharacterized protein LOC121250699, translated as MSWLFKSFQSDDPDSSHSHSHSHSHSHSHLSSSPEHSPSTFPPALTHDLSLLGQTLTTRFRGVAEFLAPSHATPITPTSSVDSSDAPSSSQSLLGIRNDLVEISGSFRTGLSLLSSNKAVSEISRLASNFLLFQNDEVRDEQVSGEDDDDRIDDGVPGVTDEVVDFVCDISARPELWNDFPLPLDNDFNMSDAQREHASTVERLSPSLAALRVKLQSYMSEERFWIIYFILLLPRLSEHDFELLSTSKIVESRDALLQKLQKNAQVENDNGKTLDKSQDGCMASKPEGKKVLSEEEASTGIISGGVEMDDEQNTDKWLEDEPIDTGTTLGAQEKLEHEEDISFSDLEEDDNDLSNRLSGLNSAEETKSPRGCNDWVQLKGSPESLVGGGQQKAVHSNSHDKDSEGEESNDWLTVDDFD; from the exons ATGTCTTGGCTCTTCAAATCTTTCCAATCCGACGACCCTGATTCTTCACACTCCCACTCCCACTCCCACTCCCACTCCCACTcccacctctcttcctctccggAGCACTCCCCCTCCACCTTTCCGCCTGCCCTTACACACGACCTCTCCCTCCTCGGCCAAACCCTCACCACCAGATTTCGCGGTGTCGCCGAATTTCTGGCACCATCGCATGCTACTCCGATCACCCCCACCTCCTCCGTTGATTCATCCGATGCTCCATCATCGTCGCAATCTCTCCTCGGGATCCGCAACGATCTGGTCGAAATCAGCGGGAGCTTCAGAACCGGCCTTTCCCTTCTGTCGAGTAACAAGGCGGTGAGTGAGATCTCGAGGCTCGCTTCGAACTTTTTGCTGTTCCAGAACGACGAAGTTAGAGACGAACAAGTTTCAGGAGAGGACGACGACGATCGTATTGATGATGGTGTGCCTGGGGTCACCGATGAAGTTGTTGATTTTGTGTGCGATATTTCGGCGCGCCCCGAGCTCTGGAACGATTTTCCTTTACCACTCGACAACG ATTTCAACATGTCTGATGCTCAGAGAGAACATGCTTCAACTGTTGAGCGTCTATCACCAAGTTTGGCAGCTCTTAGAGTTAAACTTCAGAGTTATATGAGTGAAGAAAGATTTTggataatttatttcatattgttgCTGCCAAGATTAAGTGAACATGATTTTGAGCTTCTATCAACTTCCAAG ATTGTGGAATCAAGAGATGCACTTTTGCAGAAGCTGCAAAAGAATGCACAGGTGGAGAATGACAACGGAAAGACTCTTGATAAATCTCAAGATGGCTGCATGGCCAGCAAGCCAGAAGGGAAGAAAGTACTATCTGAGGAAGAGGCTTCAACTGGAATCATAAGTGGAGGAGTAGAAATGGATGATGAACAGAATACTGACAAGTGGTTAGAAGATGAACCTATTGATACAGGCACTACTTTGGGTGCCCAGGAAAAACTTGAACATGAGGAGGACATTTCATTCAGTGATCTGGAGGAGGATGATAATGATCTCTCTAATAGACTATCAGGCCTTAACTCTGCCGAGGAAACTAAGTCACCCAGAGGATGCAATGACTGGGTTCAACTGAAGGGAAGTCCTGAGTCTCTGGTTGGTGGTGGCCAGCAAAAGGCAGTCCACTCAAATTCTCATGATAAAGATTCGGAAGGTGAGGAGTCGAATGACTGGCTTACTGTCGATGATTTTGATTAG